The proteins below come from a single Natrinema sp. SYSU A 869 genomic window:
- a CDS encoding DUF6276 family protein — MACSECDSPAISFSVPEAYRTDAPSAAAVVSFCTHCLTLEPASQADHDRTDEATTLTDPDFSRVSDAFPTKPERAIPLALALGLCSSLATNRTAIELLLREVERAGGDPLLVLERLSADPSVEPAIDLERRTHQLEQLLY; from the coding sequence ATGGCCTGCTCCGAATGCGATTCGCCCGCGATTTCGTTTTCCGTTCCGGAGGCGTACCGCACGGACGCGCCGTCGGCCGCCGCCGTCGTTTCGTTCTGTACGCACTGTCTGACCCTCGAGCCGGCCTCACAGGCAGACCACGACAGAACTGACGAGGCGACGACACTCACCGATCCCGATTTCTCACGCGTTAGCGACGCGTTCCCCACCAAGCCCGAACGTGCGATCCCGCTCGCGCTGGCACTCGGCCTGTGCTCATCGCTCGCGACGAATCGCACTGCGATCGAACTGTTACTCAGGGAGGTCGAAAGGGCCGGTGGAGACCCGCTCCTGGTGCTCGAACGACTCAGCGCCGATCCGTCGGTCGAGCCGGCGATCGACCTTGAGCGGCGGACCCATCAGCTCGAACAGTTGCTCTATTGA
- a CDS encoding DUF5811 family protein → MNGNTPYAGLPGETGAGQRAAADVPDLSNTQKRLLHRDVSRIAARTREFLPNEYVVDADVSNGMTGPEVTVAVRPPVGHAVSAGFTPDLEEAAAAEEVITADERDEVARGLAASAALQVKRAISNNVRPTGK, encoded by the coding sequence ATGAACGGAAATACGCCGTACGCAGGGCTACCGGGCGAGACTGGTGCTGGGCAGCGTGCAGCGGCGGACGTTCCTGACCTCTCGAACACACAGAAACGATTGCTTCACCGCGACGTCTCGCGGATCGCCGCCCGCACGCGCGAGTTCCTCCCCAACGAATACGTCGTCGACGCTGACGTCTCGAACGGCATGACCGGCCCGGAAGTCACCGTCGCCGTCCGACCGCCGGTCGGCCACGCTGTCTCCGCCGGCTTCACCCCCGACCTCGAGGAGGCGGCGGCCGCCGAGGAGGTCATCACCGCCGACGAACGCGACGAAGTCGCTCGCGGGCTCGCGGCGAGTGCGGCCCTGCAGGTGAAACGGGCGATCAGCAACAACGTGCGGCCGACTGGGAAATAG
- a CDS encoding pyruvoyl-dependent arginine decarboxylase, producing the protein MSTIRVVWGSASAPTAMASYDAALAEAGVENYNLVSVSSVIPAGVDVEAVGTAPDLGPAGERLTVVEARATTADPGRVSAALAWAQSVDDGPGLFYETAGEMDREDVERRVREGLAAGQELRDWPFADPRVAVESRQADSGAHTTAVVLAVYGESEPILSE; encoded by the coding sequence ATGAGCACGATTCGAGTCGTCTGGGGCTCCGCGTCGGCACCCACGGCGATGGCCTCCTACGACGCCGCGCTCGCCGAGGCCGGCGTCGAGAACTACAACCTCGTCTCGGTTTCCTCCGTGATCCCGGCGGGCGTCGATGTCGAGGCCGTCGGCACCGCGCCCGATCTCGGCCCCGCCGGCGAGCGCCTGACAGTTGTCGAGGCTCGAGCGACCACTGCCGATCCCGGCCGCGTGAGCGCGGCGCTGGCGTGGGCACAGTCCGTCGACGACGGCCCGGGCCTATTCTACGAGACCGCGGGCGAGATGGACCGCGAGGACGTTGAACGCCGGGTCCGTGAGGGGCTGGCTGCGGGCCAGGAACTTCGCGACTGGCCGTTCGCCGACCCGCGAGTTGCCGTCGAGAGCCGGCAGGCCGATTCGGGAGCGCATACGACGGCGGTCGTACTCGCGGTCTACGGCGAGAGCGAACCGATCCTCTCGGAGTGA